The Stigmatella aurantiaca DW4/3-1 genome contains the following window.
CAGCCGGTGCAGGCATTGTTGGTGCACTGACCGGTGGGACAGTCGGAGTTGTTGAGACAGCCCTTGCAGGTGTTGGTGGCCGGGTCACAGCGGCCATTGGGGCACTGGCTGTCTTCGCTGCATTCGACACAGGTGAAGGAACCCGAGACGTTGATGCAGTAGGGGGTGCTCTGACCGCAGGGGGAGCAAGAAGGGCCACAGACGCGAGATGTGTCGCAAGGGGCGCACAGCGCGGCGCCATTGCAGTAGTAGCCGGAGCCTACGCCGCAGCCGCCATTGCCAGGAGCATTGGCATTGGCACGTAGGCACTGCGTGCATTGAACTGGGTCGGGATAAGAGGGACGACCGGTCTCTGTCTGGAAAAACTGCTCGGGTAGGGCAAGGATAAAACCGGAAGAGTTCAGATTGACGATGGGTGTTTGGTTTGCAGTTCGTTCGAAATCGCTGAAGGCGCCTTCCAGCACAGACATTTCCAATGCGGCGTGATCAGTTACCTCGGAGTAGAGGATTTCGACAGGGTAAAGGCCTGGATTTTGGAATGTGACGTTGTTGGTGGTACGCCATGTTGGGGCACCCAGTTGGGGTGGTCGATTGATGACCTGATACTGCACGTTGTTCCGGTCAAAGATGACAAAGCTCATGGCATCGTCGGTGTAGAAACCGAAGTGCAGTGTTTTGCCAGTCATTGCCTGGGTGACGTTCAAAAAGCCTCGAAAACGCGTTCCGAAGGACGTGAACGGGTCATTGATAAAGAAACTTGTTCCGTAATTTGTCCCATTAAAAAAGTCACCGCGGCTAGCGAGAGTCCCACCTGTGTTGTTGTTGGAGAGGTCGAATGGCGTTCGGAGCACGTATGTAGTCCGGTTAGCTACCGTCCGCTCCATGAAGTCGTTCATTCCTCCGATGTAGCTTGAAGTGCTCTGTGGAAAATCACCGGCGGGATCGGTTGAAATGCTCGATGCGGAGCACAACCCCGTACCTGGCAGGTCGGGGGACGGAGCCACAGGATCTCCAAACACGATGACATCCGGCAACTTCGCCGCCGATGCGGTACCCGCGAGGCACACGAGCACCACGGCCAGCGCCAGCGGGGCGCTTCGAATCTGAAAAGGTAGCGAGAACAAGGGGTTACATACTCCCCTAACTGGGGCACTGGCGCAAATGTCCAGTCGCCCGGGAATCCCATCGCCTTCTTTAGCTAGCAGGTTGCCCCCAAGTCGTGCAACCTGTCAGGTTCGAGGAGCGCGTCAGGCCCTAGGGAAGGAGGTGTCTCAACGGGGTTTGTCGGCGGTAGGTGGGGCCAGCCCGAGCAGCTGGTCGGACATCTCGCCGAGAACCTGGCAGATGGTCACGAAGCGGTCCAACCTGGGCAGCGTCTCTCCGCGCTCCATCCGGCCGTACAGGTCCACGGGCATGCGAATCCGCTCGGCCATTTCCACCTGTGTGAGCCCCAGGCGCTTCCGTGCCTCCCTCATGTTGGCGCCCAGCCTCCGCTGGAGATCCTCGATCGGGACTTCCGCCGGGTCCGGCGCCTCGGAGGTCTCCTCGTCCGCTGTCGCGGGCTCGCGGCTTGATATCAGCCGGTTCGGTGTCTCGCCGAGCACACGGCAGATGACCACGAAGCGCTCCAGCCGCGGCACGAGGTTGCCGCGCTCCATGCGCCCGTACACCTCAGGCGTCATGTTGATCCGCTCCGCCATCTGCTCCTGTGTGAGACCCAGCCGATGACGGGCCTGGCGGATGTTCCGGCCCAGCGTCCTTCTGTCGAGGCTGTCCATGCTCCTCCCTACCTGTTCACACCCAACATGATGGGTTGGGTCCGTGGAATACAACGCCCTAGGTTGGGTTCACAGAATGCGGCGGGTTGGTAGGATAACGCGTGACGTGGCAGGTAGGATTTGAGCGCAGTCCCCGAGGGCGCAAGGCCTCAGGGGAAGGCGGTTTCTGGGAGGGTTTCTACCGGGCGGGAGCGTGAGAGGTGCGCCGTCTGCGGCGCCTTTCCATCGGCTCCGTTCCCAGGAAGGTGCTGAGGAGGCGCTGAAAGTCCGCGATGTGACGCCGGACAGCGACGCGCTGCAGCTGCGTCAGCCTCGGCATCACGGGCATGAGCCGGTGCAGGACCGGGAGAAGTTCGTCGTAGCCGGGGGTTCCCATGGCGGGCAGGGACTCGTGGGGGTTGGCGAGTCCCAGCAGCCGGTCCGAGGACTCGCCCAATTTCTCGCAGATGACCGTCAGCCGCTCCACCCGCGGGAAGATGAGCCCGCGCTCCATGCGTCCGTACACCTCCGGAGAAATGCCCAGCATCTCGGCCATCTGCTCCTGCGTGATGCCGAGGCGCTCCCGTGCCCGGCGGGTATTCGCCCCGAGGTTTTTCCTGAGCGCCTCCACGCGCTTGCGTTCGCGCTCTTCATCGCTGGTGTCCATGTGGCACCCACCTTGAAAAGTTGGAAACGTAGATAAGACTCAAAACGTTGGGTCCACAAGGACACTCGGGGTAGGTATGGAGCGAGACCGCCCAGGTTATAACTCACCTGGTTCTTTTCCCCTTTCCTACCTGATAGGGGAGAAGATGACGACCGCCTCTTTGCGGGAAAACGGCCACGAACGCGAGGCGCGCGAGAGAGATCATCCCTGGGAAGAGGGCCGTTGCAGCGGAAGGTGGGGGAGGAGGGGGCCGGGAGAACTGCGAGTCCGTCTCGCGTCCTGCTACCTGGACCCGGAAGAGGGTGTGCGGCAGAGGGGCGCTAATCGGCGGGTCTTCCCCGCTTGGCAAGGGCGCGGCGGGTTTTCGCGGCCTCGGCCCGTCGCTTCTTGGTGAGCGTGATGAGCCGCTGCAGATGGGCGAAGATCTGCATCAGCTCCTTCCGCTCGTCTTCCGCGAGCTGGGCTTCCATCTCCACGACGAAGTGACGCATCAGCGTCATCATCTCGTCGTAGGCCGGAGACATCCGGGGGGTCTGGGGGAGCCCCACCCCCACGCCGAAGCCGAGCATCTGATTGGGCGTCGTTCCGAGGATTTCACACAGCAGGACGAATCGTTCCAACCGGGGAAGGGCTTCCTTGCGCTCCATGCGGCCTAAGACTTCGGTCGACATTTCGAGCAGCTCTGCGAGACGGGCTTGGGAGATGTTGAGCCGGGTTCGGGCCTCGCGGATGTTGGGCCCCAATAGTTTCTTGGGGTTTTTCGCCGGCTTCTTATCCATTCCCATCCCATGCCCCACCGCGTAAAGTCGGGGGGATACATAGGACTCGGAAAGTTGGACTCCAAGGACACGCGGGGTAGTCATGAGGTAGTGACCGACCAGGTCATCACCCGGCCAGTCTCCCTACCAGGTCCCCATCCCAAGCGGGCCGCGATGCCGAAGATGGCCGGATCCTACCAGATTTTCGGCCTCAATGGGATGGGGAAGACGCCGATTCTTGCGTGAGTTTTCGCGCGGTGTCTTCCAGGGCGTGGGCGGTGTGGAGCCAATCGGCGGCCTGGGTGTCCAGATGTATCAACACCTCCGCGAAGAAGCGTTTCTCCAGGGCTTGAGCCAGCGTGGCGCCATGGGCCTCGGCCCAGCGCTGGGTGACACGGGCCCTCACGTCGGCGCCGAGCAGATCCACGAAGCGCTCTAGCAGTGGGGTGGACAGCAGGGTCCCCGCCCAGATGATCGCATCGTGCCCCATGCCGCCGGTGGCCACCGTGGCGACGGCCGCTGCCCCCGAGGGAACGGAGTAGACGAGGGTGGTAAGGGCCTGGATCAACTCCTCCCGCATGCTGCCCTGGAGCTCGGTCCCCACGAGCTGTCGGCAGAACGTGTAGAGGCTCTCGCGATCCGCGGCGTGGACGTGGAGGGCGTCGAAGCCGAGGGGCTCTTCGAGCCGGTTCAACGTTCCCGCGCCGAAGGCTTCCGTCAGCAGTGCGCGAGTGGCCCCATCGCCTCGCCATGCGGCGACCTCGGGGGAGAGCACCTCTACCAGCCGCCGCACCCCGTCTCGCAGCGTCTCGTCCGTGGCATGTAGGACGGGGGCTTCGGCGGGCGTGGGCCCTGTGAAGGACTGGCGCACCTTGCGGGAGACGAACGTCAACGCCGAGGCGAGCGCCCGGAAGGGCAGGCGCACGTAGCGGTGGAAGGAACTGCGCGCATCCAACTCGTCGCGAAAGGCATCCACGAGCACGTCGGCGGGCACGCCCTTGAGCGCCGCGCTTCGGCCCACCGCGAGCAACTCGTGGCGCAGCCGCTGGCGGAGCCGCTCCGGCTCGTGGGCGGACTCCCGGGCCGCATGGCCCAGGGCCTCCATCTCCGCGCGCGCGTCTGCCAGGGAGGCCGCCAGGGCTCGGGACTTGAGCTCCCGGACATGCTCGGCCTGGCCCAGCAGGACGGAGAGCGCGGGCTTGTCATCCAGGGGGTAGGTGGCCAGCGGCCGTTGACCGGTTTCCACCTCTGGCTGGTGCGGCGCGAGGAAGCGTGCCAGGGGCGGCTGGCCCACGTCCGCGGCGAGCTTGTCCAGGTGTCCGCGCGCCACCTCCTCCCGCGTGGCCTCATTGTAGATGAGCAGGTAGGGACGTCCCCGTCCCACCGCGGCCCGGAGGAAGTCCACCAGCGCCGCGTTCTGGTACGTCTGTCGGCTCACCACGAAGACGAGCACGTCCACGGTGACGAGCAGGGCCTCGGTCCGGTCCCGGTTGTCGCGGTAGACGCTGTCGAAGTCGGGCGTGTCCATCACCAACAGCCCCCGGGGGACTGCGCTCTCGAGGACCAGGTAGAGCCGACCGGCCGGGCCCGGCTGATCCACGGGGGCCTCCGTGCCGGGTGGAACCGGGAGGATGTCGTAGCGTCGGATGAGAAAGTCGCGCAGCTCGCCCGTCCACGTCTCGGGATTCGCCGCGGCGAGGCACTGCTTGGTGAGCCCTCCTTCAGGACGGGCGGGGGACAAGGACATGCCGATGAGCGAGTTGAAGAGGGTGGACTTGCCCACGTTGTTGGGCCCGGCGATCGCCACCAGCAGCAGCGGCGCCTCCCCTCCAAGCCGGGGCAGCAGGTCCCTGCGGAGACGCTCGGACAGGCGCCGGGCCCTGTCCGCATCCTCGCCGTGGATGAAGCGCTCGGGCGCGGGCAGGGCGTCGAGGGAGGACTCCAGGGCTGCGCGCAACGCGATCAGGGAGGTCATGTGACGTCCCGACAACAGCACGTGCCACGGGCGGAGCCCAGTCCTTCCTCGCGCCCCTGTCCCCCCAGGACAGGCGCGGGACTGGGCGCTAGGGTTGCCCTCCATGCGAATCCATGTTGCCTGCCTGCTGGCGGTGGGGCTTCTGGCCTGCACCACGTCTCGCACCCAAGCGCCCGAGGCTCTGACCGCGGGTGGCGAAGGCGCTCTGCCCTTCATCGAGGATGACTACGGCCGTGCACTCGCGGAGGCGAAGGCCCGGGGCCTGCCCCTCTTCGTGGATACCTGGGCCCCGTGGTGCCACACCTGCCGGTCGATGAAGGCTTATGTCTTCACCGACAAGGCGCTCGCGCGGCATGCGGGGCGGTTCGTCTGGCTCGAACTCAACACCGACCTGCCGCAGGCCGCGGGCTTCCAGGAGAAGTACCCCATCGATTTCTGGCCGACCTTCTTCATCATTGATCCCCGGGAGGAGCGGGTTCTGGTGCGCTTCTCGGGAAGCGCCACCGTGTCCCAGCTCGAGAAGCTCTTCGAGGATGGAGAGCGCGCCTGGCGCGGTGGCTCCCAGGGGGCCGAGGCACAACTTGCCCGGGGAGATGCCCTCTATGGCGAGGGCAAGCCCGCCGAGGCCGCCGAGGCATTCGCTCAGGCGCTGGCCGAGGCGCCAACGGACTGGTCGCGCCGGGGCCGCACCCTGGAGTCGCTGCTGTCGGCCCTGTACGGCGCCAAGCAGCACGAGGCGTGTGCACGCAAGGCCCTGGAGGAATCGCCCCAGGTGCCCCGCTCCGCGTCCCTCGCGAATGCGATGACCTGGGGGCTGGGGTGCGTGCTGATGCTGCCGCCGGAGAACCCGGCGGGAAAGGCGCTGCTCGGGAAGCTCGAAGCCAAGGCCCGGGAGGTGCTCGCGCCGCCCAGCATCGAGATGCCGGCCGATGACCGCTCCGGGCTGTATGAGGTGATGGTGGAGGCGCGCAAGACCCTCCAGGACGAAGCGGGGACGAAGGTCATCGCCGCCGAGTGGCTCGGCTTTCTCGAGGCCGAGGCCGCCAAGGCCCCCAATCCGGAGGCGCGCACCGTCTTCGATTCGCACCGCATGGTGGCGGCCCTGACGCTCGGAGAGCCTCAGCGTGTGGTGCCCGCCATCGAGCAGAGCGAGCGGGACTTGCCCAACGACTACAACCCGCCCGCGCGGCTCTCCAGCCTGTACCGGACGATGGGGCGGCTGGAGGAGGCGCTGGCCGCCAGCGGCAGGGCCCTGGAGAAGGTCCAGGGCGCCCGGCGGCTGCGCGTTCTGTCCGAGCGCTCGGCCATCCAGGCGGACCAGGGAAAGAAGGAGGCCGCCGTCGCGACGCTGGAGGAGGCCCTTGCCTATGCGAAGGCCCTTCCCAAGGCCCAGGTCTCCCAGCGCCAGCGCGAGGCACTGGAGAAGAAGCTCACGGAGCTGAAGGCGAAATAGCCCTCAGCGGGCACCCCGGGTGTCGAAGTCGAAGAACTCGATGGACTCGAGCGGCGAATCGTTCAAGCCGCCATCGGTGAAGACGAGGACGGCATCCTCGAAGGCGGTCTTGCCCGGGGGGCCCGCGGCATAGGTGAACCGCTGGCCGTTGGTGACCAGGTGCCGGATGCCGCCGGTCTGGGCCTCTGGGGGCTGGCCCAGCAGCTCCCGGGCGCGCTTGTCCCGCGTGTGACCGATGACCTGGGTCAGGCCGAGCGGCAGGTGCAAGGGGTTGAAGCGCCGGCGCGGGTTCTGGCGCGTGCGCTCGGCATCTTCGGGCAGCACGCTGGGCCGGTGGTAGACGATGCCCAGGCCCTCCCCCTGGTCCCGGTTGCCGGGCTGGTACAGGCCGGGCACGGTGAGCGGACCGCCCTTCCAGTTCTCCACGGCGGTGTCGAGCGTGTCGTTGAGGGCGTACGCCGCCGCATGGGCATTGTTGTGGCGGTCCTTGGCGATTCCCAGCGCGAGCAGGTCTTCCCGGGTCACCCCCGCGTGGCTGACGAGCAGGCCGGGCGCGGAGGCGTAGGCCAGGCGCATGCGCCG
Protein-coding sequences here:
- a CDS encoding metallophosphoesterase produces the protein MHGSFAPFARRPRVAVGDPQTDIHRFFTLLERRGLLTQDGWLRPDAQLISVGDHFDWGTPHERNAAARSGLHLLAWLAAQPSDQVAIIAGNHDLARVGELVDFTDATFTEAQAEADRIYAGDNTDKAQEQEFLQRYPQVHSVELIARDYSTFREEQRTWVAYLLRERRMRLAYASAPGLLVSHAGVTREDLLALGIAKDRHNNAHAAAYALNDTLDTAVENWKGGPLTVPGLYQPGNRDQGEGLGIVYHRPSVLPEDAERTRQNPRRRFNPLHLPLGLTQVIGHTRDKRARELLGQPPEAQTGGIRHLVTNGQRFTYAAGPPGKTAFEDAVLVFTDGGLNDSPLESIEFFDFDTRGAR
- the traA gene encoding outer membrane exchange protein TraA family protein, with protein sequence MVLVCLAGTASAAKLPDVIVFGDPVAPSPDLPGTGLCSASSISTDPAGDFPQSTSSYIGGMNDFMERTVANRTTYVLRTPFDLSNNNTGGTLASRGDFFNGTNYGTSFFINDPFTSFGTRFRGFLNVTQAMTGKTLHFGFYTDDAMSFVIFDRNNVQYQVINRPPQLGAPTWRTTNNVTFQNPGLYPVEILYSEVTDHAALEMSVLEGAFSDFERTANQTPIVNLNSSGFILALPEQFFQTETGRPSYPDPVQCTQCLRANANAPGNGGCGVGSGYYCNGAALCAPCDTSRVCGPSCSPCGQSTPYCINVSGSFTCVECSEDSQCPNGRCDPATNTCKGCLNNSDCPTGQCTNNACTGCNDDGDCLSGQVCDIPNFTCVECNRDEDCPPDEVCAPDIKQCRECNQDSDCERGKSCSGNQCVTCTSNDSCAGNSCNCCPSGTQCAAPTPGTSPTCVECTNDSQCADGKTCDTANGRCVDAIAPCNTSDRCGQDCVKCPTDRPLCLDGQVCVQCRNDLECGSGQFCISGECASCITDRHCGPRCSACPGDAPFCLSDGTPAGSSCVACRNDADCGSGQCDTSTHTCLPTNGCEVSCAEGTVCNGSACVQCFADAHCPCGGSCDVKQGTCNSSCAESGDCLGVQHCSAATQLCERGRRMPGTEPQGGSFCCETTTADLPSTGGGAFLAMLLVGLLFLYSQRRV
- a CDS encoding helix-turn-helix domain-containing protein — protein: MDTSDEERERKRVEALRKNLGANTRRARERLGITQEQMAEMLGISPEVYGRMERGLIFPRVERLTVICEKLGESSDRLLGLANPHESLPAMGTPGYDELLPVLHRLMPVMPRLTQLQRVAVRRHIADFQRLLSTFLGTEPMERRRRRRTSHAPAR
- a CDS encoding GTPase is translated as MTSLIALRAALESSLDALPAPERFIHGEDADRARRLSERLRRDLLPRLGGEAPLLLVAIAGPNNVGKSTLFNSLIGMSLSPARPEGGLTKQCLAAANPETWTGELRDFLIRRYDILPVPPGTEAPVDQPGPAGRLYLVLESAVPRGLLVMDTPDFDSVYRDNRDRTEALLVTVDVLVFVVSRQTYQNAALVDFLRAAVGRGRPYLLIYNEATREEVARGHLDKLAADVGQPPLARFLAPHQPEVETGQRPLATYPLDDKPALSVLLGQAEHVRELKSRALAASLADARAEMEALGHAARESAHEPERLRQRLRHELLAVGRSAALKGVPADVLVDAFRDELDARSSFHRYVRLPFRALASALTFVSRKVRQSFTGPTPAEAPVLHATDETLRDGVRRLVEVLSPEVAAWRGDGATRALLTEAFGAGTLNRLEEPLGFDALHVHAADRESLYTFCRQLVGTELQGSMREELIQALTTLVYSVPSGAAAVATVATGGMGHDAIIWAGTLLSTPLLERFVDLLGADVRARVTQRWAEAHGATLAQALEKRFFAEVLIHLDTQAADWLHTAHALEDTARKLTQESASSPSH
- a CDS encoding helix-turn-helix domain-containing protein yields the protein MDKKPAKNPKKLLGPNIREARTRLNISQARLAELLEMSTEVLGRMERKEALPRLERFVLLCEILGTTPNQMLGFGVGVGLPQTPRMSPAYDEMMTLMRHFVVEMEAQLAEDERKELMQIFAHLQRLITLTKKRRAEAAKTRRALAKRGRPAD
- a CDS encoding helix-turn-helix domain-containing protein, which gives rise to MDSLDRRTLGRNIRQARHRLGLTQEQMAERINMTPEVYGRMERGNLVPRLERFVVICRVLGETPNRLISSREPATADEETSEAPDPAEVPIEDLQRRLGANMREARKRLGLTQVEMAERIRMPVDLYGRMERGETLPRLDRFVTICQVLGEMSDQLLGLAPPTADKPR
- a CDS encoding thioredoxin family protein, with amino-acid sequence MRIHVACLLAVGLLACTTSRTQAPEALTAGGEGALPFIEDDYGRALAEAKARGLPLFVDTWAPWCHTCRSMKAYVFTDKALARHAGRFVWLELNTDLPQAAGFQEKYPIDFWPTFFIIDPREERVLVRFSGSATVSQLEKLFEDGERAWRGGSQGAEAQLARGDALYGEGKPAEAAEAFAQALAEAPTDWSRRGRTLESLLSALYGAKQHEACARKALEESPQVPRSASLANAMTWGLGCVLMLPPENPAGKALLGKLEAKAREVLAPPSIEMPADDRSGLYEVMVEARKTLQDEAGTKVIAAEWLGFLEAEAAKAPNPEARTVFDSHRMVAALTLGEPQRVVPAIEQSERDLPNDYNPPARLSSLYRTMGRLEEALAASGRALEKVQGARRLRVLSERSAIQADQGKKEAAVATLEEALAYAKALPKAQVSQRQREALEKKLTELKAK